A portion of the Gossypium arboreum isolate Shixiya-1 chromosome 8, ASM2569848v2, whole genome shotgun sequence genome contains these proteins:
- the LOC108467947 gene encoding COBRA-like protein 4 codes for MRFVISALFLFVVAAAYDPLDPNGNLTIKWDIVSWTPDGYVAVVTMNNFQMYRHIMSPGWTLGWTWAKKEVIWSMNGAQTTEQGDCSKFKGNVPHCCKKTPTVVDLLPGVPYNQQYSNCCKGGVLPAWGIDPQSAVSAFQISVGMAGTSNKTVKVPKNFTLLGPGPGYTCGPAKVVPSTTFLTQDRRRKTQALMTWNVTCTYSQFLARKNPSCCVSFSSFYNETITPCPTCACGCQNKNSCVKSGSKVLKRAGVNTPRKDNIPLLQCTHHMCPVRVHWHVKVNYKEYWRVKVSIINFNYRMNYTLWSLAVQHPNLNDVTQVFSFDYKPLVPYESINDTGMFYGMKFYNDLLMEAGPFGNVQSEVLLRKDKDTFTLKQGWAFPRKVYFNGDECMLPPPDTYPFLPNSAPHQQLFSGLTAIAAMVFLLVTVW; via the exons ATGAGATTTGTCATCTCGGCTTTGTTCCTTTTTGTAGTTGCAGCTGCTTATGATCCTTTGGATCCAAATGGAAACTTAACAATCAAATGGGATATTGTTTCTTGGACACCCGATGGCTACGTG GCTGTTGTGACGATGAACAATTTTCAAATGTATCGGCACATAATGAGTCCTGGTTGGACCTTGGGGTGGACATGGGCTAAGAAAGAAGTGATATGGTCCATGAATGGAGCTCAAACTACTGAACAAGGTGACTGCTCCAAGTTCAAAGGAAATGTACCTCATTGTTGCAAGAAAACACCCACTGTTGTAGACTTGCTCCCTGGTGTTCCTTATAATCAACAATACTCCAATTGTTGCAAAGGTGGTGTGCTTCCAGCATGGGGTATAGATCCTCAATCTGCGGTCTCAGCTTTCCAAATCAGTGTTGGAATGGCTGGTACTTCGAACAAGACGGTGAAGGTTCCGAAGAATTTTACGTTGCTCGGTCCCGGACCAGGATATACTTGCGGTCCGGCGAAAGTTGTCCCTTCCACCACTTTTCTCACCCAGGATCGCCGCAGAAAGACTCAGGCTCTCA TGACATGGAATGTGACCTGCACTTACTCGCAGTTCCTAGCTCGAAAAAATCCGAGTTGTTGCGTCTCTTTCTCATCTTTCTACAATGAAACCATCACTCCTTGCCCAACTTGTGCTTGTGGATGCCAGAACAAAAACAGCTGTGTCAA GAGTGGCTCCAAGGTTCTTAAAAGGGCTGGCGTTAACACTCCACGGAAAGACAATATCCCATTGCTTCAATGCACGCACCATATGTGCCCGGTTCGGGTGCATTGGCACGTGAAGGTCAACTACAAGGAATACTGGCGTGTTAAGGTCTCCATTATCAACTTCAACTATAGGATGAACTATACACTGTGGAGTCTCGCTGTTCAGCACCCTAATCTTAACGATGTAACACAAGTTTTCAGCTTTGATTACAAGCCCCTCGTTCCCTACGAATCAATCA ATGATACGGGGATGTTCTATGGCATGAAGTTCTACAATGACCTATTAATGGAAGCTGGGCCATTTGGGAATGTTCAATCGGAGGTGCTTCTTCGAAAAGATAAAGATACCTTCACTTTAAAGCAAGGATGGGCCTTTCCAAGGAAAGTGTATTTCAATGGCGATGAATGCATGCTGCCACCACCTGATACTTACCCTTTTCTACCAAATTCTGCCCCCCATCAACAACTATTCTCCGGTTTGACAGCCATTGCTGCTATGGTTTTCTTGTTGGTCACTGTTTGGTGA